Within the Nitrospiraceae bacterium genome, the region AGGTTGAGGTCTGCAGCATGTATATGGAGTGGTTGAACCTGAATCAGAAGACGCGCGGGGGGATGTTCTACGGAACTGATCCGTCGTATGGAGGCGATCCGTCGACCAGGCACTCGCGGACACCCGGCAACTCCTTCGCAGACAACGCCCGCTACCAGGCCCTGAACCACATTTTCGGAGCAGGTTTCGTCCCCATCGGTTGCCAGTAGGCTAAACGATCACGTGATTGCTCCGGAAGGCATCAGCATCGAGGATGCCTTCCGGAAATTCCTTAGCCCTATGGAAGGAAAGAACGCACCCGCGGCTGGCGAACAACCGGTAGAATCGTGTGCAATCGGATTGATTAAGCTTCTTCCGCTACCTCGGCAACGACCAAATCGGATTCTTCGCTGACAACCGAATCCTCGACAGCTTGCTCCATCGGTTCAGTATCGGCCCCGGCGGCTTCTTCCGATTCAGCCTCCGATGTCGCAGCCGCTTCCATCTGCAGCTCAGAATCCGTGGACTCGGACATCGGCACATCAATTTCCACGGTCTCCTGCGATGTCCCTTCTACTGCCACCGTCTCTTCTATCGGCAGCATAGCCTGCTCGGACTCGCCGAGCTCCTTGAATTCACGCAGCGGCGGAAGTTGCGACAGGTCTCGAAGGCCGAAATGCTCCAGAAAGAATTTCGTCGTGCCGTACATGATCGGACGGCCCGGCTCCTCTTTGCGGCCCACGATTCGGACAAGCTTTCGCTCTAAGAGCGTCCGCAACACGCCTGATGTTTCGACTCCGCGGATCTGCTCGATTTCTCCGCGAACGATCGGCTGCTTGTAGGCGATGATCGCGAGAGACTCCAAGGCAGACCGTGACAACTTGGCCGGCACCTTCGCCTTGTCCATACGCTTGAGCCAGAGAGCGAACTCCGCCTTCGTGACTATCTTGTAGCCGCCGGCAATCTCGACGAGTTGCAGGCCTCGCCCTTCCTGCTCATAGTCATACCGCAGGGCAGCCAGGGCCTGCTCGACATCCTGTTTGCCAGCCCCACCGAGCAACGACACAAGCCGGGGAAAGGGAATGGGGTCGTTCGCCACAAACAACATCGCTTCGAGAATCCCCTTGAGCGTGCGTACATCCGGCACGGCCGATTCGATAGCCACCGATGCGGCTTGGTCTTCTGCGAGGGGCGTGCCGTTCATCGCGGACTCGGCAGGCGAAGCGTCACCCGTGAGATCGGACATCTCGGTTTCGGCCACGGGCTGCGGCTGCGGGGAGTCATCAGTCTGCGGCTGCACACCGATTGCCTCCTCGATCACCCGCGCGATGCTCGAACTCATACATCCCTCCATTCGGAATCTTCGGCCGGATCTCCCTCGGTCACCTCGGAAAACGCGCGTGACACAAGAATCGCACCAAACGTCTCGCCTTGAAACACTCGTACGACTCGAATCCGGATCAATTCTAACAATGCCAAGAACGTTACGATGACGACGATGCGGTGACTCGACGTTTCGAACAAGGCCGTGAAAGCGATGGAGTCATGTGTCTCCAGCGTCTCAATAATCGAGTTCATCCGGTCACGCACGGTCAGGTTGTCCGGGATGATCTCTACGAGCTTCTTGCCTGGATGTCTGGCAAGAACCCCCTGCAACGCATCCACGAGATCGAACAGCGACACGTCGTCGAGCAGGGACTCATCGTGCCGAACAGTCGGCTCCGGTCCCGACTCCCGCGCAAACACATCGCGCCAAAGCCGCTCTTTATAGTCGAGTTGGGAAGCTGCTTCCTTGAACTGCTTGTATTCGAGCAGGCGCCGAACCAATTCCTCCCGTGGGTCGGGGCCGTCTTC harbors:
- the scpB gene encoding SMC-Scp complex subunit ScpB; this translates as MSSSIARVIEEAIGVQPQTDDSPQPQPVAETEMSDLTGDASPAESAMNGTPLAEDQAASVAIESAVPDVRTLKGILEAMLFVANDPIPFPRLVSLLGGAGKQDVEQALAALRYDYEQEGRGLQLVEIAGGYKIVTKAEFALWLKRMDKAKVPAKLSRSALESLAIIAYKQPIVRGEIEQIRGVETSGVLRTLLERKLVRIVGRKEEPGRPIMYGTTKFFLEHFGLRDLSQLPPLREFKELGESEQAMLPIEETVAVEGTSQETVEIDVPMSESTDSELQMEAAATSEAESEEAAGADTEPMEQAVEDSVVSEESDLVVAEVAEEA
- a CDS encoding segregation/condensation protein A, producing the protein MDQTELPYQVKIEKFEGPLDLLLHLIKKNEINIYDIPVALIAQQYLDYLSVMKELNLAVAGEFLVMAATLLHIKSRMLLPVEETEGDEEDGPDPREELVRRLLEYKQFKEAASQLDYKERLWRDVFARESGPEPTVRHDESLLDDVSLFDLVDALQGVLARHPGKKLVEIIPDNLTVRDRMNSIIETLETHDSIAFTALFETSSHRIVVIVTFLALLELIRIRVVRVFQGETFGAILVSRAFSEVTEGDPAEDSEWRDV